A window of the Natronomonas salina genome harbors these coding sequences:
- a CDS encoding DUF5808 domain-containing protein: MSEKPQSGELFGIPYNFDRPSLGRMTSAYWQPGEGMLVEKPFGIGYTLNLANWRSWVVLGVAGALYYQQQQSSEEFDGESGDEPVEVVVDD, from the coding sequence ATGTCCGAGAAGCCGCAGTCCGGCGAACTGTTCGGTATCCCGTACAACTTCGACAGGCCGTCGCTCGGGCGGATGACGTCGGCCTACTGGCAGCCCGGCGAGGGGATGCTCGTCGAGAAGCCGTTCGGCATCGGGTACACGCTGAACCTCGCGAACTGGCGGTCGTGGGTCGTCCTCGGGGTCGCCGGGGCGCTCTACTACCAGCAGCAACAGTCCAGCGAGGAGTTCGACGGCGAGTCGGGCGACGAGCCGGTGGAAGTCGTCGTGGACGACTAG
- the hisS gene encoding histidine--tRNA ligase — translation MYDGLKGFRDFYAGEMSARRAVTDTIEERVRRYGFREVGTPRLERTQMYVDKSGEEIVDELYNFEDKGGRDVALTPELTPTVARMVVARQQALAKPIKWFSTRPFWRYEQVQQGRFREFYQTNVDIFGSPEPEADAEILAAAADVLTDLGLTADDFEFRVSHRDILGGLLESLDSDVDTQAAIRGVDKNQKLDEPEYYDLLVSAGLDREEAEAFDEVLATDDLADLVEFAGTDRVDAAVENLRNVLAAAEDFGAREFCTVSLETARGLDYYTGVVFECFDTAGEVSRSVFGGGRYDDLIEGFGGEPTPAVGVGIGHETLSLLCQRAGVWPDEELSTDYYVLTVGDTREEAAEIARQLRELGHVVEVNLTGRGFGDQLSYADGINAETVVVVGEQDLEDDAVTIKDMESGDQKQVPLDDFPPEEGRPTYEDFE, via the coding sequence ATGTACGACGGGCTGAAGGGATTCAGGGACTTCTACGCCGGCGAGATGTCCGCCCGCCGGGCGGTCACCGACACCATCGAGGAGCGCGTCCGCCGGTACGGCTTCCGCGAGGTCGGGACGCCGCGGCTCGAGCGGACGCAGATGTACGTCGACAAGTCCGGCGAGGAGATCGTCGACGAACTCTACAACTTCGAGGACAAGGGCGGCCGCGACGTCGCGCTGACGCCGGAGCTGACGCCGACGGTCGCCCGGATGGTCGTCGCCCGCCAGCAGGCGCTGGCCAAGCCGATCAAGTGGTTCTCGACGCGGCCGTTCTGGCGCTACGAGCAGGTCCAGCAGGGGCGCTTCCGGGAGTTCTACCAGACGAACGTCGACATCTTCGGGTCGCCGGAGCCGGAGGCCGACGCCGAGATCCTCGCCGCGGCGGCCGACGTCCTGACCGACCTCGGGCTCACCGCCGACGACTTCGAGTTCCGGGTCTCCCACCGGGACATCCTGGGCGGCCTGCTGGAGTCGCTGGACAGCGACGTCGACACGCAGGCGGCCATCCGCGGGGTCGACAAGAACCAGAAGCTCGACGAGCCGGAGTACTACGACCTGCTGGTCTCGGCGGGCCTCGACCGCGAGGAGGCCGAGGCGTTCGACGAGGTGCTGGCGACCGACGACCTCGCGGACCTCGTCGAGTTCGCGGGGACCGACCGGGTCGACGCCGCGGTCGAGAACCTGCGGAACGTCCTCGCCGCAGCGGAGGACTTCGGCGCCCGCGAGTTCTGCACCGTCTCCCTGGAGACCGCCCGCGGGCTGGACTACTACACCGGCGTCGTCTTCGAGTGCTTCGACACCGCCGGCGAGGTCTCGCGGTCGGTCTTCGGCGGCGGCCGCTACGACGACCTCATCGAGGGCTTCGGCGGCGAGCCCACGCCCGCCGTCGGCGTCGGCATCGGCCACGAGACGCTGTCGCTGCTCTGCCAGCGCGCCGGCGTCTGGCCCGACGAGGAGCTGTCGACCGACTACTACGTCCTGACCGTCGGCGACACCCGCGAGGAGGCCGCCGAGATCGCCCGCCAGCTCCGCGAACTCGGCCACGTCGTCGAGGTGAACCTCACGGGCCGCGGGTTCGGCGACCAGCTGTCCTACGCCGACGGCATCAACGCCGAGACCGTCGTCGTGGTCGGCGAGCAGGATCTGGAAGACGACGCGGTGACGATCAAGGACATGGAGTCCGGCGACCAGAAGCAGGTCCCCCTGGACGACTTCCCGCCCGAGGAGGGCCGGCCGACCTACGAGGACTTCGAGTAA
- the truA gene encoding tRNA pseudouridine(38-40) synthase TruA, whose protein sequence is MRAFRLAYDGTGYRGFQRQPHGETVEDAVFDALRDLNLEVEVDGAPTGYAAAGRTDAGVSARAQTVAFETPAWLTPRAFNGELPADVRAWAHADVDGSFHATHHAVERRYRYFLYAADTDIERARTAAERLSGTHDFHNFTPDETGTERDLTMAVERDGEFFVVDCSASGFARQLVRRLVSALELIATGERDVRFLDRALSDEPLSGGDGIPPAPPEPLVLMDVRYPSVDFAVDEEAAASAREVFERRRRERLSGARVAGSLAPDAPVAENGDR, encoded by the coding sequence ATGCGCGCTTTCCGACTCGCCTACGACGGCACGGGGTACCGCGGGTTCCAGCGGCAGCCGCACGGCGAGACGGTCGAGGACGCGGTCTTCGACGCGCTCCGGGACCTGAATCTGGAGGTCGAAGTCGACGGCGCGCCGACCGGGTACGCCGCTGCGGGCCGGACCGACGCCGGCGTCTCGGCGCGCGCCCAGACGGTCGCCTTCGAGACCCCGGCGTGGCTGACGCCGCGGGCGTTCAACGGCGAACTGCCCGCCGACGTCCGGGCGTGGGCCCACGCCGACGTCGACGGGTCCTTCCACGCGACGCACCACGCCGTCGAGCGGCGCTACCGATACTTCCTGTACGCTGCGGATACCGACATCGAGCGAGCGAGGACCGCCGCAGAGCGTCTCTCCGGGACCCACGACTTCCACAACTTCACGCCCGACGAGACGGGGACCGAACGGGACCTGACGATGGCCGTCGAACGGGACGGCGAGTTCTTCGTCGTCGACTGCAGCGCCAGCGGGTTCGCCCGACAGCTCGTCCGGCGGCTGGTCTCGGCCCTGGAGCTGATCGCCACCGGCGAGCGCGACGTCCGGTTCCTCGACCGCGCGCTCTCCGACGAACCTCTCTCTGGGGGCGACGGCATCCCGCCAGCGCCTCCCGAACCGCTGGTCCTGATGGACGTCCGGTACCCGTCCGTCGACTTCGCCGTCGACGAGGAGGCGGCCGCCAGCGCCCGCGAGGTGTTCGAGCGGCGGCGGCGCGAGCGGCTGTCGGGCGCCCGGGTCGCCGGGTCGCTGGCGCCGGACGCGCCGGTGGCGGAAAACGGAGACCGGTGA
- the pepF gene encoding oligoendopeptidase F: MSSVPERGDIDEAYTWDLSDLFADDEAWEAAYERVEERLDDLEAYEGRVTEDAETLQEVLELRESIMREVSNVAAYARMRRDEDTTDQQYQALAARSQSLAADASSAASFIEPEIQGVDRETIDEFVDENPDLAEYEHYFEDTLRMKEHTRSAEIEELLADLGEVTGAAGDVYNMLTNADMEFPAVDDPDGEPRRITLSNFTKLQKHPDREFRREVYETFYDEWADYRNSIATAYKNSVKADLKLAAARNYDSAREAALDGPNVPVEVYDTLVDTVESDLDVLHRHADLKRDCLGVDELKMWDVYAPLAGGESPDLEYEQAKEYVVDAVEPLGEAYQERMAEGLESRWVDVYETANKQSGAYSGGTYDSQPYILMNYQDDISSMYTLAHELGHSMHSELTSEEQPYVYSGYEIFVAEVASTVNEALLTHHLLETVEDERFRRHVLDEYLERFRSTLFRQTMFASFEHRAHEVSEAGEALTPDRLDDIYEGLKADYYEPADVDDRIGREWMRIPHFYRAYYVYQYATGISAAVAIVDRIREEGEDAAADYREFLRSGSRGYPLELLETAGIDMSSPEPVESAIETYDDLVGEYESLR; the protein is encoded by the coding sequence ATGAGTTCGGTTCCGGAGCGCGGCGACATCGACGAGGCGTACACCTGGGATCTCTCGGATCTCTTCGCGGACGACGAGGCGTGGGAGGCGGCCTACGAGCGCGTCGAGGAGCGGCTGGACGACTTGGAGGCCTACGAGGGACGGGTCACCGAGGACGCCGAGACGCTCCAGGAGGTCCTGGAGCTGCGGGAGTCCATCATGCGGGAGGTCTCGAACGTGGCCGCGTACGCGCGGATGCGTCGCGACGAGGACACGACCGACCAGCAGTACCAGGCGCTGGCGGCCCGCTCGCAGTCGCTGGCCGCCGACGCCTCGAGCGCGGCGAGCTTCATCGAGCCGGAGATCCAGGGGGTCGACCGCGAGACCATCGACGAGTTCGTCGACGAGAACCCCGACCTGGCGGAGTACGAGCACTACTTCGAGGACACGCTCCGGATGAAGGAGCACACCCGCTCGGCGGAGATCGAGGAGCTGCTGGCCGACCTCGGTGAGGTGACTGGCGCCGCCGGCGACGTCTACAACATGCTGACGAACGCAGACATGGAGTTCCCGGCGGTCGACGATCCCGACGGCGAGCCCCGGCGGATCACGCTGTCGAACTTCACGAAACTCCAGAAGCACCCCGACCGCGAGTTCCGACGGGAGGTCTACGAGACGTTCTACGACGAGTGGGCCGACTACCGCAATTCCATCGCGACGGCCTACAAGAACAGCGTGAAGGCCGACTTGAAGCTCGCGGCGGCCCGGAACTACGACTCGGCGCGGGAAGCCGCTCTCGACGGCCCGAACGTCCCCGTCGAGGTCTACGACACGCTCGTCGACACCGTCGAGTCGGACCTCGACGTCCTCCACCGCCACGCCGACCTGAAGCGCGACTGCCTCGGCGTCGACGAGCTGAAGATGTGGGACGTCTACGCGCCGCTGGCCGGCGGCGAGAGCCCCGACCTGGAGTACGAGCAGGCCAAGGAGTACGTCGTCGACGCCGTCGAGCCGCTCGGGGAGGCCTACCAGGAGCGGATGGCCGAGGGCCTCGAGTCCCGCTGGGTCGACGTCTACGAGACGGCGAACAAGCAGTCCGGCGCCTACAGCGGCGGCACCTACGACAGCCAGCCGTACATCCTGATGAACTACCAGGACGACATCTCGTCGATGTACACGCTGGCCCACGAGCTCGGCCACTCGATGCACTCCGAGCTGACCAGCGAGGAGCAGCCCTACGTCTACTCGGGCTACGAGATCTTCGTCGCCGAGGTGGCCTCGACGGTCAACGAGGCGCTGCTCACCCACCACCTGCTGGAGACCGTCGAGGACGAGCGGTTCCGCCGGCACGTCCTCGACGAGTACCTCGAGCGGTTCCGGTCGACGCTGTTCCGCCAGACGATGTTCGCGTCCTTCGAGCACCGCGCCCACGAGGTCAGCGAGGCCGGCGAGGCGCTCACCCCCGACCGCCTCGACGACATCTACGAGGGGCTCAAGGCGGACTACTACGAGCCGGCCGACGTCGACGACCGCATCGGCCGCGAGTGGATGCGCATCCCGCACTTCTACCGCGCCTACTACGTCTACCAGTACGCGACCGGCATCAGCGCCGCCGTCGCCATCGTCGACCGCATCCGCGAGGAGGGCGAGGACGCGGCGGCCGACTACCGCGAGTTCCTCCGCTCGGGCTCCCGCGGCTACCCGCTGGAACTGCTCGAGACGGCCGGCATCGACATGTCGTCGCCCGAACCCGTCGAGTCGGCCATCGAGACCTACGACGACCTCGTCGGCGAGTACGAGTCGCTCCGGTAG
- the pan2 gene encoding proteasome-activating nucleotidase Pan2, protein MSHSPSLPDRPTLDLDAEMSDSERLAALRDHYVDVSRVHEELADQLETARERKSELREEVSDLQEENEALKTSSLYLATVEELTDDQVLLKQHGNNQEVLTDVSPRLYDKLEAGDRVAINDSFAIQTVLDSETDARAQAMEISEKPDVHYDEIGGLEEQIREVREAVEDPLTNPEKFEKVGIEPPTGVLLHGPPGTGKTMLAKAVANQTDATFIKMAGSELVQKFIGEGARLVRDLFELAAEREPAIIFIDEIDAIASKRTESKTSGDAEVQRTMMQLLSEMDGFDQRGDISIIAATNRFDMLDRAILRPGRFDRLIEVPEPDEEGREQILRIHSRKMNLDEDVDLADLADETDGFSGAELESLTTEAGMFAIRDGRTEVERRDFDDALEKVSTDDAPGKPIAFY, encoded by the coding sequence ATGTCGCATAGTCCCTCGTTACCCGACCGGCCGACGCTCGACCTCGACGCCGAGATGTCGGACTCAGAGCGGCTGGCCGCGCTTCGGGACCACTACGTCGACGTCTCCAGGGTCCACGAGGAGCTCGCGGACCAGCTGGAGACCGCCAGGGAACGGAAGTCGGAACTCAGAGAGGAGGTCTCGGACCTGCAGGAAGAGAACGAGGCCCTGAAGACCTCCTCGCTGTACCTCGCGACCGTCGAGGAACTCACCGACGACCAAGTCCTCCTCAAGCAGCATGGCAACAACCAGGAGGTGCTCACCGACGTCTCGCCACGCCTGTACGACAAGCTGGAGGCCGGCGACCGCGTCGCCATCAACGACTCCTTCGCCATCCAGACCGTCCTCGACTCCGAGACGGACGCCCGCGCCCAGGCGATGGAGATCTCCGAGAAGCCCGACGTCCACTACGACGAGATCGGGGGGCTCGAAGAGCAGATCCGGGAGGTCCGCGAGGCCGTCGAGGACCCCCTGACCAACCCCGAGAAGTTCGAGAAGGTCGGCATCGAGCCGCCGACGGGCGTGCTCCTCCACGGCCCGCCGGGGACCGGGAAGACGATGCTGGCGAAGGCCGTCGCCAACCAGACCGACGCGACCTTCATCAAGATGGCCGGTTCCGAGCTGGTCCAGAAGTTCATCGGCGAGGGCGCCCGCCTCGTCCGCGACCTCTTCGAACTGGCCGCCGAGCGCGAGCCAGCCATCATCTTCATCGACGAGATCGACGCCATCGCCTCAAAGCGAACCGAGTCGAAGACCTCCGGGGACGCCGAGGTCCAGCGGACGATGATGCAGCTGCTCTCCGAGATGGACGGCTTCGACCAGCGCGGCGACATCTCCATCATCGCCGCGACCAACCGCTTCGACATGCTCGACCGCGCCATCCTCCGGCCCGGTCGCTTCGACCGCCTCATCGAGGTGCCCGAACCGGACGAGGAGGGCCGCGAGCAGATCCTCCGCATCCACTCCCGGAAGATGAACCTCGACGAGGACGTCGACCTCGCCGACCTGGCCGACGAGACCGACGGCTTCTCCGGCGCGGAACTCGAGAGCCTCACCACCGAGGCCGGCATGTTCGCGATCCGCGACGGCCGCACCGAGGTCGAACGCCGCGACTTCGACGACGCCCTCGAGAAGGTCTCCACCGACGACGCGCCCGGCAAGCCGATCGCCTTCTACTGA
- a CDS encoding non-canonical purine NTP pyrophosphatase, with translation MLRYVTTNEGKVREAEEYLEEVAALDYDYPEIQADSLEAVAAYGARKAYDYAGEPVVVDDAGLYLEGFDGFPGPYSAYVEDTLGVERVGRLARREDATGAQFRCVIAYCDGDPFEASPEPVDTGERRGQDLAAEDRATATTDETVAGGDGAEDARVAPVKLFTGAVPGTIVEPRGDGGFGYDPIFEHDGRTFAEMSAAEKNAISHRGRALAKFAEWYQGRS, from the coding sequence ATGCTCAGGTACGTGACGACGAACGAAGGGAAGGTCCGGGAGGCCGAGGAATACCTCGAGGAGGTGGCCGCACTCGACTACGACTACCCGGAGATCCAGGCCGACTCCCTGGAGGCCGTCGCCGCCTACGGCGCCCGGAAGGCCTACGACTACGCCGGCGAACCGGTCGTCGTCGACGACGCCGGCCTCTACCTCGAGGGGTTCGACGGCTTCCCGGGGCCGTACTCGGCGTACGTCGAGGACACCCTCGGCGTCGAGCGGGTCGGCCGCCTGGCCCGCCGCGAAGACGCCACCGGCGCGCAGTTCCGCTGCGTCATCGCCTACTGCGACGGCGACCCCTTCGAGGCCTCCCCCGAGCCGGTCGACACCGGCGAGCGGCGGGGCCAGGACCTCGCGGCCGAGGATCGCGCGACCGCGACGACCGACGAGACGGTCGCCGGCGGCGACGGCGCCGAAGACGCGCGCGTGGCCCCGGTGAAGCTGTTCACGGGGGCCGTCCCGGGAACCATCGTCGAGCCACGGGGTGACGGCGGGTTCGGCTACGACCCCATCTTCGAGCACGACGGCCGGACCTTCGCCGAGATGAGCGCCGCCGAGAAGAACGCCATCTCCCACCGCGGTCGCGCGCTCGCGAAGTTCGCGGAGTGGTACCAGGGGCGGTCGTGA
- a CDS encoding glycosyltransferase produces the protein MSPSPLRITEFVGTVFGISSLLMFGVISGMEIYTVTIESLSVHYSFFEGQVTVGVFTAFVVVTGVYVVWDVWRDGGDRGITDGLTMNALVPAYRDAGVVDICVESLLDSDYGPVSVTVVVEPDDPETTAVAETLAERHDDVTCLVNGDPGSKAKAINYAVERSEADYFAVFDADERVSAPFLAVAMEELLGGTDVFQGRRIPRPTGVVETLAYCERLVVQTGYAAGELFGFTHCQSSSTAFTREAFESVGGYDDKLTEDIDFSHKCYRGDLTVTRDRSCANTMEAPHTVRDLWGQRKRWRIGHVQVFHSRIEEALNGEVGPGDVLSIGRAAGALVAGAFLLVFMSQVPLLLLLDVQSAFLVPYACVLSVVGSVWIRDYLDGHVGRPTWAICLVPLVYFGHGALTVKSFLEYYLTWEGEWYQVTKIGA, from the coding sequence ATGTCGCCCTCCCCCCTGCGCATCACCGAGTTCGTGGGGACCGTCTTCGGCATCAGTAGCCTGCTGATGTTCGGTGTGATCTCCGGGATGGAGATCTACACGGTGACTATCGAATCCCTGTCCGTCCACTACTCGTTCTTCGAGGGACAGGTGACCGTCGGCGTCTTCACCGCCTTCGTCGTCGTCACGGGCGTCTACGTCGTCTGGGACGTCTGGCGCGACGGCGGCGACCGCGGCATCACCGACGGCCTGACGATGAACGCGCTCGTGCCAGCGTACCGCGACGCCGGCGTCGTCGACATCTGCGTCGAGAGCCTGCTCGACAGCGACTACGGCCCCGTGTCGGTGACCGTCGTCGTCGAACCCGACGACCCGGAGACGACGGCCGTCGCGGAGACCCTGGCCGAGCGGCACGACGACGTCACCTGCCTCGTCAACGGTGACCCGGGGTCGAAGGCCAAGGCCATCAACTACGCCGTCGAGCGCTCCGAGGCGGACTACTTCGCTGTCTTCGACGCCGACGAGCGCGTCTCCGCGCCGTTCCTGGCCGTCGCCATGGAGGAGCTCCTCGGCGGCACAGACGTCTTCCAGGGTCGCCGCATCCCGCGGCCGACCGGCGTCGTCGAGACGCTGGCGTACTGCGAGCGGCTCGTCGTCCAGACGGGCTACGCGGCCGGCGAGCTGTTCGGCTTCACGCACTGCCAGAGCTCCTCGACGGCGTTCACCCGCGAGGCCTTCGAGTCCGTCGGCGGCTACGACGACAAGCTCACCGAGGACATCGACTTCTCCCACAAGTGCTACCGCGGGGACCTGACGGTGACCCGCGACCGCAGCTGTGCGAACACGATGGAGGCCCCGCACACGGTCCGGGACCTCTGGGGGCAGCGCAAGCGCTGGCGCATCGGCCACGTCCAGGTGTTCCACTCGCGGATCGAGGAGGCACTCAACGGCGAGGTCGGCCCCGGCGACGTCCTCTCGATCGGCCGGGCCGCCGGCGCGCTCGTCGCCGGCGCGTTCCTGCTCGTGTTCATGTCGCAGGTCCCGCTGCTGCTCCTGCTCGACGTCCAGTCGGCGTTCCTGGTCCCCTACGCCTGCGTCCTCTCGGTCGTCGGGTCGGTCTGGATCCGCGACTACCTGGACGGCCACGTCGGCCGGCCCACGTGGGCCATCTGCCTGGTGCCGCTGGTGTACTTCGGCCACGGCGCCCTCACCGTGAAGTCGTTCCTCGAGTACTACCTCACCTGGGAGGGCGAGTGGTACCAGGTGACGAAGATCGGTGCCTGA
- a CDS encoding lysylphosphatidylglycerol synthase transmembrane domain-containing protein, giving the protein MTDAGRGAAGWMFDRRTALKIALGFAVAVVLIYLLGAVVGWEATLTRLRMADPWWVLAALVSTVLCLFAWGKTWQIVLSAVGVRVPYPKLVVTFFAATFANYVTPMGQAGGEPFIAFILSRDTEADFEESLASVVIADILRMLPFLNVGLVGLGYLTWQADLPDGLEVFAYLLVAFAVVMPAAIVLAWRYRRTVRRGIVRGVGSLTSRTKRYDAQTVDRRIGHLYESLEVIRESPRALLVAVGYAYVGWVLFALPLYFSGLALGLEVPLLLVCFLVPIAVIAGSTPLPGGLAAIEGTLVALLTALLAFSGDQALAVTTVYRLTSYWFVILFGGAAALWVLARV; this is encoded by the coding sequence GTGACAGACGCCGGCAGGGGCGCCGCGGGCTGGATGTTCGACCGCCGGACGGCCCTGAAGATCGCACTCGGGTTCGCCGTCGCCGTCGTGCTCATCTACCTGCTGGGCGCGGTCGTCGGCTGGGAGGCCACTCTCACCCGACTCCGGATGGCCGACCCGTGGTGGGTCCTCGCCGCACTCGTCTCGACCGTCCTCTGTCTGTTCGCCTGGGGGAAGACCTGGCAGATCGTCCTCTCGGCGGTCGGCGTCCGGGTCCCCTACCCGAAGCTCGTGGTGACGTTCTTCGCGGCGACGTTCGCGAACTACGTCACCCCGATGGGGCAGGCCGGCGGCGAGCCGTTCATCGCGTTCATCCTCTCGCGGGACACCGAGGCCGACTTCGAGGAGAGCCTCGCGAGCGTCGTCATCGCCGACATCCTCCGGATGCTCCCCTTCCTCAACGTCGGCCTGGTCGGCCTGGGGTACCTGACGTGGCAGGCCGACCTGCCCGACGGCCTCGAGGTGTTCGCGTACCTGCTCGTGGCCTTCGCGGTCGTGATGCCGGCCGCCATCGTCCTCGCCTGGCGGTACCGCCGGACCGTCCGCCGGGGTATCGTCCGGGGCGTGGGCTCGCTGACGAGCCGGACGAAGCGCTACGACGCCCAGACCGTCGACCGGCGCATCGGCCACCTCTACGAGTCCCTGGAGGTCATCCGGGAGTCCCCGCGGGCGCTCCTGGTCGCCGTCGGGTACGCCTACGTCGGCTGGGTGCTGTTCGCGTTGCCGCTGTACTTCTCGGGGCTTGCCCTCGGCCTCGAGGTGCCGCTGCTGCTGGTCTGTTTCCTCGTCCCCATCGCGGTCATCGCGGGGTCGACGCCGCTGCCCGGCGGGCTGGCCGCCATCGAGGGGACGCTCGTGGCGCTACTGACCGCGCTGCTGGCGTTCTCGGGCGACCAGGCGCTGGCGGTCACCACCGTCTACCGGCTGACGAGCTACTGGTTCGTCATCCTCTTCGGCGGGGCCGCCGCGCTGTGGGTGCTCGCGCGGGTGTGA
- a CDS encoding DUF7384 family protein, with protein sequence MDSDREVDHGRIVADADVLAADLLVGGAARDALDHVRRHSWLDLVATGPLLDDAEAVVADLAGADLADDWRARFDEVAVVVDQPEGDHPALAAAYRGGAAHVVSMDERLQSPAAGANLRGAMDVSVRSPDAFATVFDPAGFYELLFDDEYPGPDRDPRA encoded by the coding sequence ATGGATAGCGACCGCGAGGTCGACCACGGTCGGATCGTCGCGGACGCTGACGTCCTCGCCGCGGACCTGCTGGTCGGCGGCGCGGCGCGGGACGCCCTCGACCACGTCCGGCGACACTCCTGGCTCGACTTGGTCGCGACCGGGCCGCTGCTCGACGACGCCGAGGCGGTCGTCGCGGACCTTGCCGGGGCCGACCTGGCGGACGACTGGCGAGCGCGGTTCGACGAGGTCGCCGTCGTGGTCGACCAGCCGGAGGGCGACCACCCCGCGCTCGCGGCGGCCTACCGGGGCGGGGCCGCCCACGTCGTCTCGATGGACGAGCGCCTGCAGAGCCCGGCGGCCGGGGCGAACCTCCGGGGCGCGATGGACGTCAGCGTTCGCTCGCCGGACGCCTTCGCGACCGTCTTCGACCCCGCCGGCTTCTACGAACTCCTGTTCGACGACGAGTACCCCGGGCCGGACCGCGACCCGCGAGCGTGA
- a CDS encoding putative sulfate/molybdate transporter → MATVEAVGRGFALDAGEVTGAIGDSITVLPLVVALGLLTPASLPHVLLGFAVFQVVWGVAYGLPLSVEPMKALAGLAIAGAIGYGDLVAAGLLAGVLLLVAGRVGALSEIASLVGEPVVRGVQFAVACLLVVAAVDLVVAAPGVAAAGVGLAAAVAVVSRRAVALVVLAVGAAWAGVATGVPTPTLPALALFSSGGPTVSLGAAEGLAAQLAMTVGNAAVATSLLLSDLYDADVSPDRLAESMGAMNLAAVPLGALPMCHGSGGLAGKHAFGARSATANLLAGCLYAGLALAAGLLVAFPVALLGVLLVVVAASLARVALSSTGRPWLVVAIGGLAVATNVGVAFVAGAAYWHLRG, encoded by the coding sequence ATGGCGACTGTCGAAGCCGTCGGCCGCGGGTTCGCCCTCGACGCCGGCGAGGTGACCGGCGCGATCGGGGACTCCATCACGGTGCTCCCGCTGGTCGTCGCGCTCGGTTTACTGACGCCAGCGTCGCTGCCGCACGTCCTGCTCGGATTCGCCGTCTTCCAGGTCGTCTGGGGCGTCGCCTACGGCCTGCCGCTGTCGGTGGAGCCGATGAAGGCCCTGGCCGGCCTGGCCATCGCCGGCGCGATCGGGTACGGCGACCTCGTCGCGGCGGGACTGCTCGCGGGCGTCCTGTTGCTGGTCGCCGGCCGCGTCGGCGCCCTCTCCGAGATTGCCAGCCTGGTCGGCGAGCCGGTCGTCCGCGGCGTCCAGTTCGCGGTCGCCTGCCTGCTGGTCGTCGCCGCGGTCGACCTCGTCGTCGCCGCGCCGGGCGTCGCCGCCGCCGGGGTCGGCCTCGCCGCCGCCGTCGCCGTCGTCTCGCGCCGCGCCGTCGCGCTCGTCGTGCTCGCCGTCGGCGCGGCGTGGGCGGGGGTCGCCACGGGCGTCCCGACGCCGACGCTGCCGGCGCTCGCACTCTTCTCCAGCGGCGGTCCCACCGTCTCGCTCGGCGCCGCCGAGGGGCTGGCGGCCCAGCTGGCGATGACGGTCGGCAACGCCGCCGTCGCGACGTCGCTGCTGCTCTCTGACCTCTACGACGCCGACGTCTCGCCGGACCGCCTCGCCGAGAGCATGGGCGCGATGAACCTCGCGGCGGTGCCGCTGGGGGCGCTGCCGATGTGCCACGGCTCCGGCGGCCTCGCGGGCAAGCACGCCTTCGGCGCCCGGTCGGCGACCGCGAACCTGCTGGCCGGCTGCCTCTACGCAGGCCTCGCGCTCGCCGCCGGCCTGCTCGTGGCGTTCCCGGTGGCGCTGCTCGGCGTGCTGCTTGTCGTCGTCGCGGCCTCGCTGGCGCGGGTCGCGCTGTCCTCGACGGGTCGGCCGTGGCTCGTCGTCGCGATCGGCGGGCTCGCGGTGGCGACGAACGTCGGCGTCGCCTTCGTCGCCGGCGCGGCCTACTGGCACCTGCGCGGGTGA
- a CDS encoding potassium channel family protein, which produces MKFVIVGYGRVGMRTANILTTEGHEVVIVDVDPEKAQRARDADLETVEGDGADERVLEQAGLDDADALAALTADLNVNFTACMIANGHGCRTVLRIDEDYRQEIYEKYAADVDEVVYPERMGAAGAKTALLGGDLNVLGDLTEYLTATSIDIPSGSPVVGQRVVELELPGDARVYAHGRSKEPMTIPMPQTEIEAGDRVALIAEQTSLEDVRTMLTG; this is translated from the coding sequence ATGAAGTTCGTCATCGTGGGTTACGGTCGCGTCGGGATGCGGACCGCGAACATCCTCACGACGGAGGGCCACGAGGTGGTCATCGTCGATGTCGACCCGGAGAAGGCCCAGCGGGCGCGGGACGCCGACCTCGAGACCGTCGAGGGCGACGGCGCCGACGAGCGAGTCCTCGAACAGGCGGGCCTGGACGACGCCGACGCGCTGGCGGCGCTGACCGCCGACCTCAACGTCAACTTCACGGCCTGCATGATCGCCAACGGCCACGGCTGCCGGACGGTGCTCCGCATCGACGAGGACTACCGCCAGGAGATCTACGAGAAGTACGCGGCCGACGTCGACGAGGTCGTCTACCCCGAGCGGATGGGCGCGGCCGGCGCCAAGACCGCGCTGCTGGGCGGCGACCTGAACGTGCTTGGCGACCTCACGGAGTACCTCACGGCGACGAGTATCGACATCCCGTCGGGGTCGCCGGTGGTCGGCCAGCGCGTCGTCGAGCTGGAGCTGCCGGGCGACGCGCGCGTGTACGCCCACGGCCGCAGCAAGGAGCCGATGACCATCCCGATGCCGCAGACCGAGATCGAGGCCGGCGACCGCGTGGCGCTGATCGCCGAACAGACGTCGCTCGAGGACGTCCGGACGATGCTGACCGGATAG